From the Halalkalicoccus sp. CGA53 genome, one window contains:
- a CDS encoding glycosyltransferase, whose translation MSPEPAASHTAHGDDPLVSVVVPTYDRASVLPRAIESVLAQTHGGLELLICDDGSTDDTESVVADYDDDRIRYLPGENRGANAARNRGIRAAMGDLVSFLDSDDEYHPERLARTVDALSGEPSACAGAFTSYWKVRDGEPSDLIRARDGRVTRRDIARANVVGGFSCTTFRRAVFDRVGLLREDLASSQDYEFFLRVFREHYMVGIPAILVTCHGHGGQISADIERKLAGQRTILEEYGDEITDARRAQHHYMRGQLYADAGRMGEAARAFAEAVRIDPRAWRYYYYALAARLGRRPYRTATGLKNRVKVALHRVRT comes from the coding sequence GTGAGTCCGGAGCCCGCGGCATCGCACACCGCACACGGGGACGACCCTCTGGTGAGCGTGGTCGTCCCGACGTACGACCGGGCGTCGGTCCTCCCGCGAGCGATCGAGAGCGTTCTCGCCCAGACTCACGGCGGCCTCGAACTGCTGATCTGTGACGACGGGTCGACCGACGACACCGAGTCGGTCGTCGCGGACTACGACGACGACCGGATCCGGTACCTCCCGGGGGAGAACCGGGGGGCGAACGCGGCGCGAAACCGCGGGATCAGGGCCGCGATGGGCGATCTCGTCTCGTTTCTCGACTCGGACGACGAGTACCACCCCGAGCGCCTCGCCCGGACGGTCGATGCGCTCTCCGGGGAGCCCTCGGCCTGTGCGGGAGCGTTCACCTCCTACTGGAAGGTACGGGACGGCGAACCCTCCGACCTGATCCGGGCGCGCGACGGGCGGGTCACCCGGAGGGACATCGCGCGGGCGAACGTCGTCGGCGGCTTCTCCTGTACGACGTTCCGTCGCGCGGTCTTCGACCGCGTCGGGCTGCTCAGAGAGGACCTCGCCTCCTCACAGGACTACGAGTTCTTCCTCCGGGTGTTCAGGGAACACTACATGGTCGGGATACCCGCGATCCTCGTCACCTGCCACGGCCACGGCGGGCAGATCAGCGCCGACATCGAGCGGAAGCTCGCCGGCCAGCGAACCATCCTCGAGGAGTACGGCGACGAGATCACGGACGCCCGGCGCGCACAGCACCACTACATGCGGGGACAGCTCTACGCGGACGCCGGCCGGATGGGGGAGGCGGCCCGCGCGTTCGCCGAGGCCGTACGGATCGACCCGCGGGCCTGGCGGTACTACTACTACGCCCTCGCCGCCCGGCTGGGACGCCGACCCTACCGGACGGCGACGGGGCTGAAGAACCGGGTGAAGGTGGCGCTCCACCGGGTGAGAACGTGA
- a CDS encoding glycosyltransferase family 2 protein codes for MAGPRGRERRWRPSTTACAAVALCLSVLALCQTYLLYPLTLLVGGRDDDPSSPGWRPSVTLVIAAYNEAEVIATKIENSLALEYPDLEIVVFSDGSSDRTDDVVRSYAEEGVRLERIEGRVGKTACQNRVVEGLDSDVVVFSDANGLYEPDAIDALVERFVPGVGCVVGELRYRNGADVEGESVYWRYERLVKRLESRFDSLIGANGSIYAVRRGSYVPLPPGAISDFAEPLAIVSRGERAVYAPDAVAWEHTAGTVGDELDRRIRIVTRSWYTLASFSELLDPRRYPRVSYQLVSHKLLRWLSPVSLAVALLSTLVLGLRSGSRLVRLALVGQVGCYALAAAGWLADRRGIDAPAPLHVPYYFLVANYGMLVGLWNFLTDRRIVAWETADRTAQGEPTNDS; via the coding sequence ATGGCTGGCCCTCGCGGGCGCGAACGTAGGTGGCGCCCGAGCACCACCGCCTGTGCCGCGGTCGCGCTCTGTCTGTCGGTCCTCGCGCTCTGCCAGACGTACCTCCTCTACCCCCTCACGCTCCTGGTCGGGGGACGGGACGACGACCCCTCTTCCCCGGGCTGGCGCCCGAGCGTCACCCTCGTGATCGCCGCCTACAACGAGGCGGAGGTGATCGCAACGAAGATCGAGAACAGCCTCGCGCTGGAGTATCCCGACCTCGAGATCGTCGTCTTTTCCGACGGCTCCTCCGACCGGACCGACGACGTCGTCCGGTCGTACGCCGAGGAGGGCGTCCGTCTCGAGCGGATAGAGGGGAGGGTCGGGAAGACGGCGTGTCAGAACCGGGTGGTTGAGGGTCTCGACTCCGACGTCGTCGTCTTCTCGGACGCGAACGGGCTCTACGAGCCGGACGCGATCGACGCGCTCGTCGAGCGCTTCGTGCCGGGCGTCGGCTGCGTCGTCGGCGAGCTACGCTATCGGAACGGAGCGGACGTCGAGGGCGAGTCGGTCTACTGGCGGTACGAACGGCTCGTCAAACGCCTCGAATCACGGTTCGACTCGCTGATCGGCGCGAACGGCTCGATCTACGCGGTCCGACGCGGATCGTACGTTCCCCTCCCGCCGGGCGCGATCAGCGACTTCGCCGAGCCGCTCGCGATCGTCTCCCGTGGCGAGCGCGCCGTCTACGCCCCTGACGCGGTCGCCTGGGAGCACACCGCCGGCACCGTCGGCGACGAACTCGACCGTCGGATCCGGATCGTCACCCGGTCGTGGTACACGCTCGCGTCGTTCTCCGAACTCCTCGACCCGCGGCGGTACCCACGCGTCTCCTACCAGCTCGTCTCGCACAAACTGCTCCGGTGGCTCTCGCCGGTCTCGCTCGCCGTCGCGCTCCTCTCGACGCTCGTCCTCGGGCTGCGTTCGGGCTCGCGGCTGGTCCGCCTCGCGCTCGTCGGACAGGTCGGCTGCTACGCGCTCGCCGCCGCCGGCTGGCTGGCCGACCGTCGTGGCATCGACGCGCCCGCGCCGCTTCACGTCCCGTACTACTTCCTCGTCGCGAACTACGGGATGCTCGTCGGGCTCTGGAACTTCCTCACCGACAGGCGGATCGTCGCGTGGGAGACCGCCGACCGGACCGCTCAGGGCGAGCCGACCAACGACTCGTAG
- a CDS encoding DUF4382 domain-containing protein yields the protein MRRRTYIERTGLVGVGLSGVLAGCLGTGDPEHVGEGGEERGGTDDRGDEVEGGSDGGDTPTGTFATAITDQPGDIDDFESCVVTVTGAYVLPGGTSGGRDETGSDADDTAEEDGTDDEAVNDEGSNGAEDDGWERLEDDAVDDGSEGGGGSGEKMGDDDETDDYESGGGEESEDDGAVDGPGSGRLYLEFDEPQEADLVDLQGTNTQLVDEREIDVGSYGGLHLVVEDVRGTLVDGEVVEVDTPGNAGLKFPETFEIRENERTTFVADFTPVRRGRTNRYLIRPVATGTAVLYGDEEYDGGEDGEDYSTEPDEIEGSEDGSDGPDDGPEGDDGGDGVDGEEATGGDDETGSDD from the coding sequence ATGAGACGACGGACGTACATCGAACGGACCGGGCTCGTGGGCGTCGGACTGAGCGGAGTACTGGCGGGCTGTCTCGGGACGGGGGATCCGGAACACGTCGGGGAAGGCGGGGAGGAGCGCGGCGGAACTGACGATCGGGGAGACGAGGTCGAGGGTGGATCGGACGGCGGTGACACTCCCACCGGGACGTTCGCGACCGCCATTACGGACCAGCCGGGGGACATCGACGATTTCGAGTCGTGTGTCGTCACCGTCACGGGGGCGTACGTGCTCCCCGGCGGGACGAGCGGGGGTAGAGACGAGACCGGATCGGACGCAGATGACACGGCCGAGGAAGACGGTACCGACGACGAGGCAGTGAACGACGAGGGATCGAACGGTGCCGAGGACGACGGCTGGGAACGGTTGGAGGACGACGCGGTCGACGACGGCTCGGAGGGCGGCGGAGGCTCCGGGGAGAAGATGGGCGATGACGACGAAACGGATGACTACGAGTCGGGCGGTGGGGAGGAGTCCGAGGACGACGGGGCTGTCGACGGGCCGGGATCGGGTCGGCTCTACCTCGAGTTCGACGAGCCCCAGGAGGCCGACCTGGTCGACCTGCAGGGGACGAACACGCAGCTGGTGGACGAACGGGAGATCGACGTCGGGTCCTACGGTGGGCTCCACCTCGTAGTCGAGGACGTGCGCGGGACGCTCGTCGACGGGGAGGTGGTCGAGGTCGACACGCCCGGAAATGCGGGGCTGAAGTTCCCAGAGACGTTCGAGATCCGGGAGAACGAACGGACGACGTTCGTCGCCGACTTCACCCCGGTTCGACGCGGGCGGACGAACCGCTACCTGATCCGGCCGGTCGCGACCGGGACCGCGGTCCTCTACGGCGACGAGGAGTACGACGGCGGGGAGGACGGTGAGGACTACTCCACCGAACCCGACGAAATCGAGGGCTCCGAGGACGGGAGCGACGGCCCCGACGACGGACCCGAAGGCGACGACGGCGGGGACGGAGTCGATGGAGAGGAGGCGACCGGCGGAGACGACGAGACCGGCTCG
- a CDS encoding glycosyltransferase family 4 protein — translation MTDVCVLSTVHPAHDQRIYHKEIRALADAGYDVTFVVHAGESGVRDGVRIRSLGTTDSRGDRWRHVRDAYRIARDLDADCYHFHDPELLPVGAALARNTAGRVIYDVHEYYPDAIYMREWIPFPIRLPLARAFPPIESGFVRRLDAVITADDPTSRAFRARGHDPVLTLRNFPKTESIEVGDPPLERRHRHVLAYVGQLSRERGLFRMLDIVSLLPETELWAVGGFKNRAVEREARAVVARRGLSDRVTFTGYVEYDRLFSYLAGADCGLALLDRRRTRRNVPTKLFEYLACGLPVVATAGESVVRYLDQETGVFVPEADPETAADRVRALLANGERRAEMGRTGRERVAAKYSWERERERLLGLYESLVGSP, via the coding sequence GTGACCGACGTCTGCGTGCTCTCGACGGTTCACCCCGCCCACGACCAGCGGATCTACCACAAGGAGATCCGGGCGCTCGCCGACGCCGGCTACGACGTGACGTTCGTCGTCCACGCCGGGGAGAGCGGGGTGAGAGACGGGGTCCGGATCCGATCGCTGGGGACGACCGACTCGCGGGGCGACCGGTGGCGACACGTCCGCGACGCCTATCGGATCGCTCGCGACCTCGACGCCGACTGCTATCACTTCCACGACCCCGAACTCCTCCCGGTCGGTGCGGCGCTCGCGCGAAACACGGCGGGGCGGGTGATCTACGACGTTCACGAGTACTACCCCGACGCGATCTACATGCGCGAGTGGATCCCGTTCCCGATCAGGCTCCCGCTCGCGCGCGCGTTCCCCCCGATCGAGTCGGGGTTCGTCCGCCGGCTCGACGCCGTCATCACGGCCGACGATCCGACCTCGCGAGCGTTCCGTGCACGCGGCCACGACCCGGTGCTCACGCTGCGGAACTTCCCGAAGACGGAGTCGATCGAGGTCGGCGATCCGCCGCTCGAACGCAGGCACCGACACGTCCTCGCCTACGTCGGCCAGTTGAGCCGCGAACGCGGGCTCTTCCGGATGCTCGATATCGTCTCGTTGCTCCCGGAGACCGAGCTCTGGGCCGTCGGCGGGTTCAAAAACCGCGCGGTCGAGCGGGAGGCGAGGGCGGTCGTGGCTCGCCGGGGGCTCTCCGATCGGGTCACGTTCACCGGCTACGTCGAGTACGACCGGCTCTTCTCGTACCTCGCCGGGGCCGACTGCGGGCTCGCGCTGCTCGATCGACGGCGGACGCGGCGGAACGTCCCGACGAAGCTCTTCGAGTACCTCGCGTGTGGGCTCCCGGTCGTGGCGACCGCCGGCGAGTCGGTCGTCCGATACCTGGACCAGGAGACCGGGGTCTTCGTCCCGGAAGCGGACCCGGAGACCGCGGCCGATCGGGTCCGGGCGCTGCTCGCGAACGGGGAGCGTCGGGCCGAGATGGGCCGGACGGGACGCGAGCGCGTCGCGGCGAAGTACTCCTGGGAGCGCGAGCGGGAACGGCTGCTCGGGCTCTACGAGTCGTTGGTCGGCTCGCCCTGA